A stretch of Vespula vulgaris chromosome 5, iyVesVulg1.1, whole genome shotgun sequence DNA encodes these proteins:
- the LOC127063704 gene encoding eukaryotic translation initiation factor 4E transporter isoform X3 yields MRLEDAHTLIGSNWYRRTRKRPLVGPTGSPFLDATLVVQTRACRWFRKNKSVNPLKRVTFRDDAIISMSVAGEVTDTSIMEIGRSRPQFQYSREELMVIKGLPLSKRRPGFLDTSYNNTRGVWDPERWHSNRKCSDTPPKDEKGIRSESITENHNKRRNGDPRERIRKEQDGIVLSPQRRSFNSGCFVNVNQPPNRRSESPIGKTEVSHRETVRRIGSGRILTRDIWDFRSENEKLEPERTDFSFRSGTSAGSTLRDRDNRESRETKDRENIRDRERERDNLRDRDERNERFERRSFGRDFGDRERDRDRDRGVERAERNHQNDRDKERGRERRFSNDRRKSCGDNRDANEPEWFSSGPTSQHDTIELRGFEDIPEEKVVSNSANVKTKKLTTAQKKRGKRNSLEKDEKQNENTIGPKGRSTPTTLDQSINVVPAPHSPISEQTEPPSDSQKECQDTSDSIITESSSEVAENCNVRKNEENSHPDFNLDDFLKSDTFPGVPGLLTNGVGSNGGSCSRFSQWFKRESPIQQQTESRRASIQDELLNNLLNDITEPNIQIPSVTESNTYFAPISPANQTANNTTSTTGVKLLEMLQRGNKQQHSQNGQADLTTPVIPLMKSSSIKDMEVGGKVVHSLEELEARMRGGVPPPSSTAELSRVNKTEEDLSAFKKLLAQVTGGQAVPAANGPMPQKPQSVTLMQLLNSQLKTPQQPVVPQQSVTDQIHASTFNHVGPIAPTQHPHQVQMQHENLMKVLHIQQQQQKHRQQHSDMLSMIMSGQRLMGVSPVPTEMQMMMNNAASSGQELLQRPEAQAIIQGLQQGEITKQHLIQQLQNPAMQHRHREVLVNILKMYGGTTSRAISPHPNAPTPQDHILHQMLYQQQQQQQQQQQQQQQQQQQQQQQQQQQQRIPSPMNNVIPHRVPSPRELVMHTQSIMQNALIKKKLEEQRENFRKRQDQQQQQQQIQQRPSTPVNSPAKQTMSPTPLAFTPTSVLRKMTADKEPEGNSNDLAKLANQNQVQQMQSAVQLLTQGVLSRHNTLRPQSIQSTWSNPNIKQYPGRPIVKGGSGGSSVNQYQYSGGNLDFQQQQHRTVTNVYGNPARSKHAMTPTVSSHPNVPQYNVTQNTIINQRSNHMNPQMKQVQQVQSHMANVQHQQQQQQQAQQTRSANPQVQLMLNQNYNSNRSDGRMMRSQQLNINVGRQNSPGLGFMGSNGGDLSPTSNQLARWFTPELLAQARAGKLPELGQTNVLSLEELERLQHASTKVHN; encoded by the exons atgagGCTAGAAGATGCTCATACTTTAATCGGTTCTAACTGGTACCGACGAACTCGCAAACGTCCGCTGGTCGGACCTACAGGATCTCCATTCTTAGATGCGACTTTGGTAGTACAAACCAGAGCTTGTCGATggtttcgtaaaaataaatcagtAAATCCATTAAAACGAGTAACTTTTC gaGATGATGCAATTATATCAATGTCTGTGGCCGGAGAGGTAACTGATACTTCCATTATGGAAATTGGACGTTCAAGACCTCAATTTCAATATTCTCGG gAAGAATTGATGGTGATAAAGGGTTTACCTTTATCTAAACGCAGACCTGGCTTTCTGGATACCTCTTATAATAA TACACGTGGTGTATGGGACCCTGAACGTTGGCAttcaaatagaaaatgtaGTGACACACCGCCTAAAGATGAAAAAGGTATACGTTCTGAATCAATTACTGAAAATCATAACAAGCGTCGCAATGGTGATCCTCGAGAACGAATACGAAAAGAACAGGATGGTATTGTTTTAAGTCCCCAAAGACGAAGTTTTAATTCTGGATGTTTTGTTAATGTGAACCAACCTCCAAATAGACGCTCTGAAAGTCCAATTGGTAAAACAGAG GTCAGTCATCGGGAAACAGTTCGACGAATTGGTAGTGGTAGAATTTTGACACGTGACATATGGGACTTCAGatctgaaaatgaaaaacttgAACCAGAACGTACAGATTTCTCGTTTAGATCAGGTACAAGTGCAGGTAGTACATTACGTGATCGTGACAATAGAGAAAGTAGGGAAACAAAAGATCGTGAAAATATACGAGATAGAGAACGCGAACGAGATAATCTACGTGACCGGGACGAAAGAAATGAACGATTCGAACGTCGATCGTTTGGTCGTGACTTTGGAGATCGTGAAAGAGATCGCGATCGAGATAGAGGAGTGGAAAGAGCCGAGCGTAATCATCAAAATGATCGTGATAAGGAACGCGGACGCGAAAGAAGATTTAGTAATGATCGCAGAAAAAGCTGTGGTGATAACCGTGATGCAAATGAGCCTGAATGGTTTAGCTCAGGACCTACATCTCAGCATGATACTATTGAATTAAGAGGTTTTGAAGATATTccagaagaaaaagtagttaGTAATAGTGCCAATGTTAAAACTAAAAAGTTAACAACTGCTCAAAAGAAACGTGGAAAAAGGAATTCCttagagaaagatgaaaaacagAATGAGAATACAATTGGACCTAAAGGACGTAGTACCCCAACAACGCTAGATCAATCAATTAATGTTGTACCTGCACCACATTCTCCGATATCAGAACAAACTGAACCACCATCTGATTCTCAAAAAGAATGTCAAGATACTAGTGATAGCATTATAACAGAATCAAGTTCTGAGGTAGCTGAGAATTGCAATGTtcgtaaaaatgaagaaaatagtCATCCTGATTTCAATCTAGACGATTTCTTAAAATCTGATACTTTCCCTGGTGTTCCTGGTTTGTTAACT aacGGAGTTGGTTCAAATGGTGGATCATGTTCTCGATTTAGTCAGTGGTTTAAGAGAGAAAGTCCTATTCAGCAACAAACAGAAAGTCGTAGAGCTTCTATACAGGatgaattgttaaataatttactcAATGATATCACTGAACCGAATATTCAAATCCCATCAGTTACTGAGTCAAATACATACTTTGCTCCTATATCACCTGCTAATCAAACAGCAAATAATACTACATCTACCACTGGTGTAAAACTTCTTGAAATGTTGCAACGTGGTAATAAGCAACAGCATAGTCAAAATGGTCAAGCGGATCTAACAACGCCAGTTATACCATTAATGAAAAGTTCTTCTATCAAAGATATGG aaGTAGGTGGAAAAGTTGTGCATAGCTTGGAAGAATTAGAGGCACGAATGCGTGGCGGTGTTCCTCCACCTTCATCTACGGCTGAACTGTCTCGTGTAAATAAGACTGAAGAGGATCTTTCTGCCTTTAAAAAATTg cTTGCTCAAGTAACTGGTGGACAAGCTGTACCAGCAGCAAATGGACCTATGCCTCAAAAACCACAATCTGTAACATTGATGCAg TTGCTTAATTCACAATTAAAAACACCACAACAACCAGTTGTTCCACAGCAATCAGTTACAGATCAAATTCATGCTTCAACATTCAATCATGTTGGTCCTATTGCTCCTACTCAACATCCACACCAGGTTCAAATGCAACATGAAAACTTAATGAAAGTATTGCATATACAACAG CAACAGCAGAAACATCGACAACAACATTCTGATATGCTCTCCATGATAATGAGTGGTCAACGATTGATGGGTGTCAGTCCTGTACCAACAGAAATGCAAATGATGATGAATAATGCTGCTTCATCTGGACAAGAATTATTGCAAAGACCAGAAGCACAAGCTATAATTCAAGGTTTGCAACAAGGAGAAATAACAAAACAGCATTTGATCCAACAATTACAG AATCCTGCCATGCAGCATCGACATCGAGAAGTACTCgttaatattcttaaaatgTATGGTGGAACTACATCACGTGCGATAAGTCCACATCCAAATGCACCTACTCCACAAGATCATATTTTGCATCAAATGTTAtatcagcaacagcaacaacagcagcagcagcagcagcagcaacaacaacaacaacaacagcaacaacaacaacaacaacaacaacaacggaTTCCTTCTCCCATGAATAATG TGATACCACATAGAGTACCTTCTCCACGGGAACTGGTTATGCATACTCAATCCATAATGCAAAATGCTttaattaagaagaaattagAAGAACAACGTGAGAACTTTCGTAAGCGACAGgatcaacaacaacagcaacaacagatTCAGCAAAGACCGTCCACTCCTGTTAATTCTCCAGCAAAGCAAACAATGAGTCCAACGCCACTTGCTTTTACGCCAACCTCAGTATTACGCAAAATGACCGCCGATAAGGAGCCAGAGG gCAACAGCAATGATCTAGCAAAACTGGCTAACCAAAATCAAGTACAACAAATGCAGTCTGCAGTCCAGTTACTTACACAAGGAGTTCTTTCACGACATAATACATTGCGACCACAATCTATTCAATCTACATGGTCTAATCCAAATATTAAGCAATATCCTG GACGACCAATAGTAAAAGGTGGCAGCGGTGGTAGCAGTGTCAATCAGTATCAGTATAGTGGTGGCAATTTAGATTTTCAACAGCAGCAGCATAGAACTGTGACGAATGTATATGGCAATCCTGCACGTTCCAAGCATGCTATGACTCCTACAGTATCATCACATCCTAATGTTCCTCAATATAATGTTACTcaaaatactataataaacCAACGATCAAACCATATGAATCCCCAAATGAAGCAGGTTCAACAAGTTCAATCACATATGGCTAATGtacaacatcaacaacaacaacaacaacaagcaCAACAAACGCGATCTGCAAACCCTCAAGTGCAACTTATGTTGAATCAAAACTACAACTCCAATCGTTCAG ATGGACGAATGATGCGATCACAGCAATTAAATATCAACGTTGGCCGTCAAAATTCTCCAGGTCTTGGATTTATGGGTAGTAATGGTGGAGACTTATCCCCAACATCAAATCAGTTAGCACGATGGTTTACTCCTGAACTTCTTGCACAAGCTCGGGCTGGTAAGCTACCAGAGCTTGGTCAAACAAATGTTTTGTCATTGGAAGAATTGGAAAGACTTCAACATGCTTCAACGAAGGTGCATAATTGA
- the LOC127063704 gene encoding eukaryotic translation initiation factor 4E transporter isoform X1: MRLEDAHTLIGSNWYRRTRKRPLVGPTGSPFLDATLVVQTRACRWFRKNKSVNPLKRVTFRDDAIISMSVAGEVTDTSIMEIGRSRPQFQYSREELMVIKGLPLSKRRPGFLDTSYNNTRGVWDPERWHSNRKCSDTPPKDEKGIRSESITENHNKRRNGDPRERIRKEQDGIVLSPQRRSFNSGCFVNVNQPPNRRSESPIGKTEVSHRETVRRIGSGRILTRDIWDFRSENEKLEPERTDFSFRSGTSAGSTLRDRDNRESRETKDRENIRDRERERDNLRDRDERNERFERRSFGRDFGDRERDRDRDRGVERAERNHQNDRDKERGRERRFSNDRRKSCGDNRDANEPEWFSSGPTSQHDTIELRGFEDIPEEKVVSNSANVKTKKLTTAQKKRGKRNSLEKDEKQNENTIGPKGRSTPTTLDQSINVVPAPHSPISEQTEPPSDSQKECQDTSDSIITESSSEVAENCNVRKNEENSHPDFNLDDFLKSDTFPGVPGLLTNGVGSNGGSCSRFSQWFKRESPIQQQTESRRASIQDELLNNLLNDITEPNIQIPSVTESNTYFAPISPANQTANNTTSTTGVKLLEMLQRGNKQQHSQNGQADLTTPVIPLMKSSSIKDMEVGGKVVHSLEELEARMRGGVPPPSSTAELSRVNKTEEDLSAFKKLLAQVTGGQAVPAANGPMPQKPQSVTLMQLLNSQLKTPQQPVVPQQSVTDQIHASTFNHVGPIAPTQHPHQVQMQHENLMKVLHIQQQQQKHRQQHSDMLSMIMSGQRLMGVSPVPTEMQMMMNNAASSGQELLQRPEAQAIIQGLQQGEITKQHLIQQLQNPAMQHRHREVLVNILKMYGGTTSRAISPHPNAPTPQDHILHQMLYQQQQQQQQQQQQQQQQQQQQQQQQQQQQRIPSPMNNAYCPPPIISSNIGTSPNTLTAKHSVIPHRVPSPRELVMHTQSIMQNALIKKKLEEQRENFRKRQDQQQQQQQIQQRPSTPVNSPAKQTMSPTPLAFTPTSVLRKMTADKEPEGNSNDLAKLANQNQVQQMQSAVQLLTQGVLSRHNTLRPQSIQSTWSNPNIKQYPGRPIVKGGSGGSSVNQYQYSGGNLDFQQQQHRTVTNVYGNPARSKHAMTPTVSSHPNVPQYNVTQNTIINQRSNHMNPQMKQVQQVQSHMANVQHQQQQQQQAQQTRSANPQVQLMLNQNYNSNRSDGRMMRSQQLNINVGRQNSPGLGFMGSNGGDLSPTSNQLARWFTPELLAQARAGKLPELGQTNVLSLEELERLQHASTKVHN, from the exons atgagGCTAGAAGATGCTCATACTTTAATCGGTTCTAACTGGTACCGACGAACTCGCAAACGTCCGCTGGTCGGACCTACAGGATCTCCATTCTTAGATGCGACTTTGGTAGTACAAACCAGAGCTTGTCGATggtttcgtaaaaataaatcagtAAATCCATTAAAACGAGTAACTTTTC gaGATGATGCAATTATATCAATGTCTGTGGCCGGAGAGGTAACTGATACTTCCATTATGGAAATTGGACGTTCAAGACCTCAATTTCAATATTCTCGG gAAGAATTGATGGTGATAAAGGGTTTACCTTTATCTAAACGCAGACCTGGCTTTCTGGATACCTCTTATAATAA TACACGTGGTGTATGGGACCCTGAACGTTGGCAttcaaatagaaaatgtaGTGACACACCGCCTAAAGATGAAAAAGGTATACGTTCTGAATCAATTACTGAAAATCATAACAAGCGTCGCAATGGTGATCCTCGAGAACGAATACGAAAAGAACAGGATGGTATTGTTTTAAGTCCCCAAAGACGAAGTTTTAATTCTGGATGTTTTGTTAATGTGAACCAACCTCCAAATAGACGCTCTGAAAGTCCAATTGGTAAAACAGAG GTCAGTCATCGGGAAACAGTTCGACGAATTGGTAGTGGTAGAATTTTGACACGTGACATATGGGACTTCAGatctgaaaatgaaaaacttgAACCAGAACGTACAGATTTCTCGTTTAGATCAGGTACAAGTGCAGGTAGTACATTACGTGATCGTGACAATAGAGAAAGTAGGGAAACAAAAGATCGTGAAAATATACGAGATAGAGAACGCGAACGAGATAATCTACGTGACCGGGACGAAAGAAATGAACGATTCGAACGTCGATCGTTTGGTCGTGACTTTGGAGATCGTGAAAGAGATCGCGATCGAGATAGAGGAGTGGAAAGAGCCGAGCGTAATCATCAAAATGATCGTGATAAGGAACGCGGACGCGAAAGAAGATTTAGTAATGATCGCAGAAAAAGCTGTGGTGATAACCGTGATGCAAATGAGCCTGAATGGTTTAGCTCAGGACCTACATCTCAGCATGATACTATTGAATTAAGAGGTTTTGAAGATATTccagaagaaaaagtagttaGTAATAGTGCCAATGTTAAAACTAAAAAGTTAACAACTGCTCAAAAGAAACGTGGAAAAAGGAATTCCttagagaaagatgaaaaacagAATGAGAATACAATTGGACCTAAAGGACGTAGTACCCCAACAACGCTAGATCAATCAATTAATGTTGTACCTGCACCACATTCTCCGATATCAGAACAAACTGAACCACCATCTGATTCTCAAAAAGAATGTCAAGATACTAGTGATAGCATTATAACAGAATCAAGTTCTGAGGTAGCTGAGAATTGCAATGTtcgtaaaaatgaagaaaatagtCATCCTGATTTCAATCTAGACGATTTCTTAAAATCTGATACTTTCCCTGGTGTTCCTGGTTTGTTAACT aacGGAGTTGGTTCAAATGGTGGATCATGTTCTCGATTTAGTCAGTGGTTTAAGAGAGAAAGTCCTATTCAGCAACAAACAGAAAGTCGTAGAGCTTCTATACAGGatgaattgttaaataatttactcAATGATATCACTGAACCGAATATTCAAATCCCATCAGTTACTGAGTCAAATACATACTTTGCTCCTATATCACCTGCTAATCAAACAGCAAATAATACTACATCTACCACTGGTGTAAAACTTCTTGAAATGTTGCAACGTGGTAATAAGCAACAGCATAGTCAAAATGGTCAAGCGGATCTAACAACGCCAGTTATACCATTAATGAAAAGTTCTTCTATCAAAGATATGG aaGTAGGTGGAAAAGTTGTGCATAGCTTGGAAGAATTAGAGGCACGAATGCGTGGCGGTGTTCCTCCACCTTCATCTACGGCTGAACTGTCTCGTGTAAATAAGACTGAAGAGGATCTTTCTGCCTTTAAAAAATTg cTTGCTCAAGTAACTGGTGGACAAGCTGTACCAGCAGCAAATGGACCTATGCCTCAAAAACCACAATCTGTAACATTGATGCAg TTGCTTAATTCACAATTAAAAACACCACAACAACCAGTTGTTCCACAGCAATCAGTTACAGATCAAATTCATGCTTCAACATTCAATCATGTTGGTCCTATTGCTCCTACTCAACATCCACACCAGGTTCAAATGCAACATGAAAACTTAATGAAAGTATTGCATATACAACAG CAACAGCAGAAACATCGACAACAACATTCTGATATGCTCTCCATGATAATGAGTGGTCAACGATTGATGGGTGTCAGTCCTGTACCAACAGAAATGCAAATGATGATGAATAATGCTGCTTCATCTGGACAAGAATTATTGCAAAGACCAGAAGCACAAGCTATAATTCAAGGTTTGCAACAAGGAGAAATAACAAAACAGCATTTGATCCAACAATTACAG AATCCTGCCATGCAGCATCGACATCGAGAAGTACTCgttaatattcttaaaatgTATGGTGGAACTACATCACGTGCGATAAGTCCACATCCAAATGCACCTACTCCACAAGATCATATTTTGCATCAAATGTTAtatcagcaacagcaacaacagcagcagcagcagcagcagcaacaacaacaacaacaacagcaacaacaacaacaacaacaacaacaacggaTTCCTTCTCCCATGAATAATG CTTATTGTCCACCCCCAATAATTTCATCAAATATAGGAACCAGTCCCAACACATTAACAGCAAAACATTcag TGATACCACATAGAGTACCTTCTCCACGGGAACTGGTTATGCATACTCAATCCATAATGCAAAATGCTttaattaagaagaaattagAAGAACAACGTGAGAACTTTCGTAAGCGACAGgatcaacaacaacagcaacaacagatTCAGCAAAGACCGTCCACTCCTGTTAATTCTCCAGCAAAGCAAACAATGAGTCCAACGCCACTTGCTTTTACGCCAACCTCAGTATTACGCAAAATGACCGCCGATAAGGAGCCAGAGG gCAACAGCAATGATCTAGCAAAACTGGCTAACCAAAATCAAGTACAACAAATGCAGTCTGCAGTCCAGTTACTTACACAAGGAGTTCTTTCACGACATAATACATTGCGACCACAATCTATTCAATCTACATGGTCTAATCCAAATATTAAGCAATATCCTG GACGACCAATAGTAAAAGGTGGCAGCGGTGGTAGCAGTGTCAATCAGTATCAGTATAGTGGTGGCAATTTAGATTTTCAACAGCAGCAGCATAGAACTGTGACGAATGTATATGGCAATCCTGCACGTTCCAAGCATGCTATGACTCCTACAGTATCATCACATCCTAATGTTCCTCAATATAATGTTACTcaaaatactataataaacCAACGATCAAACCATATGAATCCCCAAATGAAGCAGGTTCAACAAGTTCAATCACATATGGCTAATGtacaacatcaacaacaacaacaacaacaagcaCAACAAACGCGATCTGCAAACCCTCAAGTGCAACTTATGTTGAATCAAAACTACAACTCCAATCGTTCAG ATGGACGAATGATGCGATCACAGCAATTAAATATCAACGTTGGCCGTCAAAATTCTCCAGGTCTTGGATTTATGGGTAGTAATGGTGGAGACTTATCCCCAACATCAAATCAGTTAGCACGATGGTTTACTCCTGAACTTCTTGCACAAGCTCGGGCTGGTAAGCTACCAGAGCTTGGTCAAACAAATGTTTTGTCATTGGAAGAATTGGAAAGACTTCAACATGCTTCAACGAAGGTGCATAATTGA